ATCTCTGGAAGCGCTTCTACACAGCCGATAGGAAGAAACACAAGTCCCGCTGTGTCTGGAGTAAAAGACACAAAGCTACGCCGAATACCAAACCAGGTCTTAACCATCTATTGACCCCGGCGTCTAAATGGACAGTTTTTTCCTGTTCTGGTATCCTACTCACCTATACACAAGAGCGGATCGGAGTCTAGACCATCGATGCTGCACCACGTGGGAAGCCACGCCAAGCACGAGTGATTGGTCACTCCACCGCTTCAAAACAGTGAGTAGTGTGTTTAAACACAGTATGGTTTAGCAGCAAACCAACTTgatatatgctgtgaagataaccGACAAaagactatatatacacacatttgcAAACCGCTGGCTATAGTTAGAAAGTTCATATATACACCAGCAGAGATATTGCGCATCAGATTTTGCGTATTAGATTCTACACATCAGACTCTGCGCATCAGACTTTGTACAAAAGACTCTATACAAGGTTAAACAGTTACGATCTAGTTACTACAAAATAACAACTAATCAGTGACATTGTTACATACTATAGCACCAATCACTACAGATCGGttatagtatatttttttaatatatttaagtAAATTTTGCATgttattcaagtgaatttttaaTGTGAATGTATTGAGGAACCTTACCAGATTTTTATTAGTATAATCAATTATTTTATAAACGTATTGGCTGCTGTTCCATGTGCATTTGAGATGTAGGTGTGCCCCCCCCTCACCTATCTATTCAGATGTGTATGTAGCTTTATACTACACCCTAAACATTTATCATTATTTATTGCTGTCTCACTCTTGCTCCCtatgtgctcctcctccttgcagtgcACTTGGTTTCAGCAGCAGCCCATGTGGGTAGCAGACTACAGTTCCCATCATGCATTGCTGACATCTACTCCCAGCTGTTCTCCCTGAGGAGGAACATGTTGCGGTAGATTTACGAAGTGTCAAAAAGAGAAACTGTCTTAGTCGGCCAtaccaaccaatcacagcactgcTTTCATTTCAGAACAAAAATCAAAGTTGTGCTCTGATTGGTTTGtagatgttaaaaaatatatgtataccaACGCGAGTctaaaaaactaaacaatttaaatccagcaaaaaaaaaaaaaaacaccccaaccTAAAGTTTCGCGGGAGCTGTCCCATTCATCCAAAttataatacaggtccttctaaaaacttagactttcatatattttagattcattacacacaactgaagtagttcaagccatttttttgttttaatattgatgattttggcatacagctcaagaaaaccccaaattcctatctcaaaaaattagcatatcatgaaaaggttctctaaacgagctattaacctaatcatctgaatcaactaattaactctaaacacctgcaaaagattcctgaggcttttaaaaactcctagtctggttcattactcaaaaccgcaatcatgggtaagactgccgacctgactgctgtccagaaggccatcattgacaccctcaagcaagagggtaagacacagaaagaaatttctaaacgaataggctgttcccagagtgctgtatcaaggcacctcaatgggaagtctgtgggaaggaaaaagtgtggcagaaaacgctgcacaacgagaagaggtgacctggaccctgaggaagattgtggagaaggaccgattccagaccttgggggacctgcggaagcagtggactgagtctggagtagaaacatccagagccaccgtgtacaggcgtgtgcaggaaatgggctacaggtgctgcattccccaggtcaagccacttttgaaccagaaacagcggcagaagtgcctgacctgggctacagagaagcagcactggactgttgcatgtcattcggaaatcaaggtgccagagtctggaagaagactggggagagggaaatgccaaaatgcctgaagtccagtgtcaagtacccacagtcagtgatggactggggtgccatgtcagctgctggtgttggtccactgtgttttatcaagggcagggtcaatgcagctagctatcaggagattttggagcacttcatgcttccatctgctgaaaagctttatggagatgaagatttcatttttcagcacgacctggcacctgctcacagtgccaaaaccactggtaaatggtttactgaccatggtattactgtgctcaattggcctgccaactctcctgacctgaaccccatagagaatctgtgggatattgggaagagaaagttgagagacgcaagacccaacactctggatgagcttaaggccgctatcgaagcatcctgggcctccataacacctcagcagtgccacaggctgattgcctccatgccacgccgcattgaagcactcatttctgcaaaaggatttccgaccaagtattgagtgcataactgaacataattatttgaaggttgactttttttgtattaaaaacacttttcttttattggtcggatgaaatatgctaatttttttagataggaaatttgggttttcatgagctgtatgccaaaatatcaatattaaaacaataaaaggcttgaactacttcagttgtgtgtaatgaatctaaaatatatgaaagtctaatgtttatcagtacattacagaaaacaattaactttatcacagtatgctaatttttttagaaggacctgtatatacactactcacaaagttagggatatttggcttttgggtgaaatttatggaaaatgtaaaaaggtcacactacagtgatattatatcatgaaagtcgggcattttagtagaagcagcaatggtgatttcctcatctcaaacaatttattgaaacaaaagccaacaccagagGTGgctatacccccacaaaaatgtcagtgtctccatAACATGtcgtgtggccttgagcatcaattacagcttgacaacgacgtctcctgctgttcacaagttgacttattgtctgctgaggcatggcctCCCACtcttgaagggcagccctcaTGTCATTAAGGTTCTGGGGTGCAGAGTTACGATTCGCTACAcggtgactcagctgatcccataggtttttaatggaattcaggtctggagaaagtgcaggccactccagtctccagcagccgttctctaatgatgcgacctcagtGAGTTAGCTCATTGTTGTCcaggaagatgaaattaggcctgtattgttcatgcagaggcacaatgactggattaatgatgttcttcaagtagtatgggcttgtcactgtaccattcacaaactctagggcagttctgtattgactaaacacacttgcccacactgtaacacctccaccaccaaaggctcgtctggtgacaacagttagTGCTCTCCATGACGTCTCCCACATTGTTgggggccatcatttctgctcggCGTGAATtggctttcatcagtgaacagcactaaggcccactggtccctcgtccagggtagatgatccctggcccatgcaagaccatgatgcctgtggtcaggtacccttgcaggtcgtctagcacacagaccacactgatgtaaacggttttgaatggtctgacgtgacacttgggtgcctctcacctcccttaaatgtgcctggagttgtgtggcattcatcatttaGTACCACAggacattgttcacaatgaagaggtcatcagtataggatgtggccaaaggatgtccacttctatgcctttctgtgactcttccagtctctctgtatcgctgttgcaacctgctgatgacaatcagtgacactctaagctcagcggccacttccgtctgagagcatcctgcttgaagcctcgcaatggcaaggtactgttgatcaattgttaggtgtcgtcttggtctcatcatgtcaaaatgtgaacagcatcttGAGGAGGGCTCTAAATACAAATTATAATTGAACCCAAAAATATATTGGGCGGTTAATGGATCAAACGCCtgtttgccgttaagctccttattagagaacagcaagttgtgcaaaaagtactgaaaagctggacatgtgcattcaatagtttagagaaggtcacattaagttcacctgtaaaggttagagtgcattttaggttcatccagaaatttcacccataagcCAATTATCCCTAACTTTTTATATAGGGATTATATaagtagtgtgtgtatataaaagcAACCAAAACACAAGAGGGAACCCTTTCTACATTGcaccaaataaaacaaaaaaactatagaaaaggtaataaaaaacattgcaaaatagcccccaattttttttaaaaatgaggcCTGTTAAAGGGGTATAACCAtctagacattggtggcatgttgCTGTATCCAGAACGGGTGCCCCTGAAATGAATGCGAGCGCACCGTACATGTGCgacgtgctctccattcacttctatgggagttacgaaAATCGCCAGGCGAGTGAACATGCacaaccacctctccattcactgctatgggactgttGGAAATGGATGAGCCAGCGCCTGGTTATTTTCAGAGGACCCATACTCTTGAATGGTGGGTCCCTGTGCTTGCTCAGTGCACTCTTTTTCACGTTTGGGCGCCTGTTCTGCAGATAGGGCACTCTATCCTAACGGtatatatgccatcaatatctgagatGGAAATACTCTTTTAAAcatgctcaaaattgctaaaacttgtctGGTCATTTGGAATCCCATCTCACTGGACACATGACTCCTGCTTCACTCTGACGGACTGCCCGGCCTCTGTGTGTGCACCTATACGGATAGCCATCGGTCACCTAATAGGACCTCTGGACACCGAATGAGCAGCAATTTAAATCCATAAATGACTAGATTAGGATGCATGAATTCAGTGTTAGTTATCCCACATGCTATACTCATGAAGACACTGGTATATGTAGTGCATCAGCTTATGTGTATAGCATACGATATAGGTGTCCTGTGAGGACATGTAGCACAGTGTAAGAttgtgtgtgctttttttttttttttttttttcttctgttcacACTTACTGGTGACTTGTAGAACCCACCCATCGGCAGGGCATGCCTTCCTCCATTTCCCTCAGTAATGTGCAGCCTGTCCTTCTCATTACTGGCAGTCACTGTACTGTCTGTCTCATGGGGGCTCTGACATGTTCCATGTTGTGAACATTAGCAATAGGAAGTCCTTAGTGTGATCACATTCTGCATTCTATCCATATTAATATTCATAAGGGTTCTGCTTTATTCATCTATCATCAAGCCTCCGATTTCTCCCCAGCCCATGCTTTGAGTACAGCTGTAAAGCTTCCTTCTCATATTTGTCTTCTAGGATGAGCGTTGCAGGATTCTCCCCTCCCGCAGCAGAGATGGCGGAAATCAATCGTATGCAGTATGACATTGAGTACACAGAGGGCATCAGCCAGAGAATGAGGGTCCCAGAGATGCTAAAAGTCGCTTCGAGCAACACAGAAACAGGTTCTAAACCTCCGGTCAACTTCCCCGCGCCTGGTGTCCTCATGCAAGTTCCTGAGAGAATTGTTGTGGCAGGTGAGCACATGCTCTTCAACATTTGTAGACTGCCCATGCTCTGGTGGCTTTTTGTATAAGCGGTTTCATATTCCCATAGTACAGTggcccctcaagttacaatattaatgggTTCCAAGATGATCATTGTTTGTTGAAACAATTGTAACCTCAGTAATCAGTTCTAGAGTCCCAAAATGTCATCTAAgttaagagaaaatgaagatttaagaaagataagcagataactaagacagatagcCCAAGTCATTACATATAACAGTCTGGAGtagctgctaactagcatctAATCCAgcaattttaccagagaagtggccttgactggttggatctgagtctgaggcattgtatgttgggtctgatttcaacttacaatggtctgTTCTGACCCACCGTATGTTGACAAtgatgtatcctgaggccattgtatcttgagagaTCACTGTATTTTCTCAATACATTACAGGTCATAATGAGGAAGCATCCTTTTCCAGGCCTGCTGATCTGGATCTTATTCAGACGACCCCTTTTGAACCTTTGGCACTGAAGACTCCACCTCGGGTACTGACCCTCAGTGAGAGGCCACTGGATTTCCTGGACTTGGAAAGACCTACACCGGTCACTCCCCAAAATGATGAGGCAAGTCTTAAGATCATGAGTGGCAATAAGTTAAGTGTTGGCATGGTCTAAGACTCGGGTAGGCAAGAGCTTTTCACTTTTAAAGAGGACATACAAAAATCCAAATCACTCCCAAGGCTGTGAAAACCACCGCACAGTACTGGATCAGTCACATGACAGACACCAACTGTCCCCAGTGGACCACCTTGTcccacttcagaaaatggcatttatcatgtagagaaagttaatacaaggcagttactaatgtattgtgattgtccatactgcTTCTGCTGGATTGATTAATTTATTCCATcgcgttatacactgctcatatcgaggggttatgaccaccctacaatccagtagcggtggtcgtgcttgcacactataggaaaaagtgccagcctatgtgcactgAAACGGTCCCGGCCACCGGAGGGTTCAtatagtatgcaagcatgaccactgctgctggattacaggatggtcataacctctggatacaagcagtgcataatgtgatggaaaaatgaatccagccagcaaaggaggcaatatggacaatcacaatacattagtaagtgccttgtattaactttctctacatgataaatgccatttgctgaagtgagacaacccctttaacttattaTGGGGTCTGTCAGGTTTCATCATCGTGTCCATCATTTTTCCAGAGTTAAGTACATTCAGCTCTGTTTTATCCATCAAATTTGTCAAAATCTGCCATGGAGACCCCTGATGGAGCCTCTGACGCACATGTTTGTATGGCAGACAGCATTGTtttccctttcgcccatgacGGCACCACGAGAGAGAGGATTCGCCCccacagacaggaaacctgcagaataaaagggcGGGCACTCTCCTCCCAATTCAGTGTGGTTTCCTGCCTCTGGGGAAGCCTgcagtttttttccttttcaggTTCCCGCCCTCTGGTGCTCCTACGCTGACCCCTATAGTGGGCTGAATTTCTCCCCGTCGTACCTGCCGTTCCCGGGATTATATTTGCGTCATCTCTGGTGCGCTGAAAGGGACGAGGCACAGCAAAACTCCGGAAGGAGTACTTTGTGTGCTGGAGAGTACAGTGCCTGGCGGCATTGGTGATGCGCTAGAGGCACGGACTTCCGGAccccaggggaggaggaggagcttccgGCAAGCAGTTAGGCCGGGGAGAGTGGCATGTGTCCCGTGACCGGCACGCAGCATCGAGCGTGACATCATCACAGAAGCGCCTATGAGAAGGGTGCATTGTGGATGGATAGCTGGCATCCTAGCAGCGCTAGTGCAGTAACAGAAGCAGCATGGAGGAGGACAAGCATGTGGAAGAGTCTGcagttcctccagccttggtacCTCTGAGGGGATGAGTGCTCTGGGCATAATGTTGTGCTTCTCTCTGCTTGAATATATTGAGCCAAGGCCCAGTTTTTCAACCCGGCATAAAAAAATCTCCATTTAATGGACGGGAACTTGAAAGGTACTTTTTGGGTAAGAAGGGATTCTCTGATGTCCTAATCTCTACCCTTTTTAAGAGTAGGAAAAAAGTGACAATTATTTATGCTAGGGTTTGGCAAAAATTCCTAGACTTTGCTCAGATCCAGATTAATGACATCCCCTCTTCTGCTTCCATTCATCTAATTTTAAGAGTTCCTTCAGAAGGGACTGGATTTAGGGCTAGCAAGTAGTACTTTGAAGGTGCATGTTTCGGCTCTGTCAGCTTTGTTTAATCAGGAGATAGCAGGGATTCCATGGGTGTCCAGGTTCTTTTCAGCAGTAGCCAGATCCACCCCAACAACTTCCACTAGACCTCCTCCTTGGGATTTAAACCTGGTGTTAAAGGCTTTAACTCAACCTCCATTTGAGCCTTTAGAGACCATCTCCATTAAATGTCTCACCTTGAAGTTGTGCCTTCTAATAGCCTTAACATCTACTCGCAGGATTAATGAGATTCAAACCATCTCCATTAATCCTCCATATACCACTATTTAGAGGAAAAAGTTTTGATTCGGCCAGACCCGGCTTTTCTTCCAAAAGTAGTTTCCAAATTTCATAGGTCTCGGGAGATtgttctccctacactgttcagtaACCCTGggtcagaaaaagaaaaatctcTTCACTGCCTAGACGTAAGAAGGACCTTGATTAATTTCCTATCTCTCACTAGAGACTGGCGCAGATCTTCTTCACTCTCCCTTATTCACTCCTTGGAAGAGTATAAAGAAAGGCGGCCACAAAAAGTTCTATAGCTAAGTGGATTGTctctctgctatatctttcttATCTTGCTTCCGGGTTGTCTCCTCCGGTGGGTCTTAATGCACATTCTACCAGGGCAGTTGCTACTTCCTGGGCGGAAAGATACTCTGTTCCCATAGAGGATATTTGCAGAGCGGCTACCTGGTATTCTCCTTCAACTTTTTTCAAACACTATCTGCTTGATTTGAATTCCTCTCCTTCAGGGTCATCCTTTGGGGAAAAGGTGCTTCTTTCTACTCTCCCTCCATGATTTTTCCTTTAGTAAATCtcttgtggtgctgtcatgggcgaaagggaaaAATGATGGTTACTTACCAGTAATTTGATTTTCctagagcccatgacagcacccttataTTCCGTCCCTATCGGGTTCTCTTGATTCTTTTATATCCACACGGgtgctgcataaaaaaaataataatttgattaATCATCTAACGCTATGTTGGTGGAATTCCTCACACTGAATTGGGAGGACAGTGTTTgcccttttattctgcaggtttcctgtctgtgggggcagatcctctctctcgtggtgctgtcatgggcgaaagggaaaatcaaattaccggtaagtaatcatcatttttcttccatatgtaggatttataattttctGTAAATGCACATTTTCTCTCTGTATATGCTGGCTGGGTGGGAAGCACAACAAGTCAGTGGTTAGCAGTGCTGTGCTCCTGAGTTTGGAAAGTGGCCTGACATGGTAAAGACTAAGAAATAAACATTATTTTATTACTTTCTTATTAATGCATCTGAATGAATTACCTAGGTGCGCCATATGGGACGACAGAAGAGAGAGCGCTCAGTCAGTGAGAACACTATAAGACACAATGGACAACTTGTTAGAAATGACTCCATGTAAGTACAGCACCAGCTCTTGATTTTACAGTCTTTCCCAATGCACTGGTGTAAATTTCATGTTTAGAATAACTTCtataggggttttccaggagttatgaccaccctgcagtccagaagTGGTGGTCTTGCTTGCACAAAGGcggcagcctctctggtggctgggatcgTGGGAGTGCTCATAGGCACGTATGCACAGAAGCTCCCGTCCCGGCAAactcgtatctgcgctgcagtggtggccgtagcccctggatatgagcagtgtataatgtgatggaaatatgaatcaaaccagcaaaggaggcaatacggacaatcccaatacattagtaagtgccttgtattatttTTCTCTACAAAATAACTTCCATTTGCTACAGTGAGACAGGGTTTACACTGATTGTTGGGCAGATTAACAGGGACGAACATTCCTACGTCAGTCCGTCAAAAGGTGCCGCACATCACGAGCAAAACAGTTGTTCATGCAGTCCCCTAAATGATGGTTTCTGGGCAGGAAG
The genomic region above belongs to Bufo gargarizans isolate SCDJY-AF-19 chromosome 4, ASM1485885v1, whole genome shotgun sequence and contains:
- the MFF gene encoding mitochondrial fission factor isoform X1 encodes the protein MMSVAGFSPPAAEMAEINRMQYDIEYTEGISQRMRVPEMLKVASSNTETGSKPPVNFPAPGVLMQVPERIVVAGHNEEASFSRPADLDLIQTTPFEPLALKTPPRVLTLSERPLDFLDLERPTPVTPQNDEVRHMGRQKRERSVSENTIRHNGQLVRNDSIPTPTAPTGRLNLAPSLPADGADPFSARGILSLIQTSTRRAYQQVLDVLDENRRPVLRGGSSASAPSHHDNPRYAVSTLDASMDGTPDDLSLVDAASLRRQIIKLNRRLLLLEEENKERVKREMVMYSITVAFWLLNSWFWFRR
- the MFF gene encoding mitochondrial fission factor isoform X3: MMSVAGFSPPAAEMAEINRMQYDIEYTEGISQRMRVPEMLKVASSNTETGSKPPVNFPAPGVLMQVPERIVVAGHNEEASFSRPADLDLIQTTPFEPLALKTPPRVLTLSERPLDFLDLERPTPVTPQNDEVRHMGRQKRERSVSENTIRHNGQLVRNDSIPTPTAPTGRLNLAPSLPADGADPFSARGILSLIQTSTRRAYQQVLDVLDENRRYAVSTLDASMDGTPDDLSLVDAASLRRQIIKLNRRLLLLEEENKERVKREMVMYSITVAFWLLNSWFWFRR
- the MFF gene encoding mitochondrial fission factor isoform X4, which translates into the protein MMSVAGFSPPAAEMAEINRMQYDIEYTEGISQRMRVPEMLKVASSNTETGSKPPVNFPAPGVLMQVPERIVVAGHNEEASFSRPADLDLIQTTPFEPLALKTPPRVLTLSERPLDFLDLERPTPVTPQNDEVRHMGRQKRERSVSENTIRHNGQLVRNDSMPVLRGGSSASAPSHHDNPRYAVSTLDASMDGTPDDLSLVDAASLRRQIIKLNRRLLLLEEENKERVKREMVMYSITVAFWLLNSWFWFRR
- the MFF gene encoding mitochondrial fission factor isoform X5, producing MMSVAGFSPPAAEMAEINRMQYDIEYTEGISQRMRVPEMLKVASSNTETGSKPPVNFPAPGVLMQVPERIVVAGHNEEASFSRPADLDLIQTTPFEPLALKTPPRVLTLSERPLDFLDLERPTPVTPQNDEVRHMGRQKRERSVSENTIRHNGQLVRNDSMYAVSTLDASMDGTPDDLSLVDAASLRRQIIKLNRRLLLLEEENKERVKREMVMYSITVAFWLLNSWFWFRR
- the MFF gene encoding mitochondrial fission factor isoform X2, with the translated sequence MSVAGFSPPAAEMAEINRMQYDIEYTEGISQRMRVPEMLKVASSNTETGSKPPVNFPAPGVLMQVPERIVVAGHNEEASFSRPADLDLIQTTPFEPLALKTPPRVLTLSERPLDFLDLERPTPVTPQNDEVRHMGRQKRERSVSENTIRHNGQLVRNDSIPTPTAPTGRLNLAPSLPADGADPFSARGILSLIQTSTRRAYQQVLDVLDENRRPVLRGGSSASAPSHHDNPRYAVSTLDASMDGTPDDLSLVDAASLRRQIIKLNRRLLLLEEENKERVKREMVMYSITVAFWLLNSWFWFRR